The Rhizobium favelukesii DNA segment AACCGTGCGGGAACATTTGAGGTCAAAAACTCAAATGTCCTCGCTGTTATGCGGCCGCCTCGGTAAGGTCGACGAAAAACTGGGAAAGAACGTCATGCCAGTCGGTTAAACGGCAGGGGAAAGCCCAGGGAGGCTGCCACCCTTCTGGGCCGATTATGGCGCGCCCGTTTCGTCACTTCAGGCGACCAATAGAAACGCTTGCTCTTCATCTCGGTTCAACGCGCCGGCCAATTCCTCGGCCTCTTCGGCAGTGAGCATGTCCAAGACAAATCCGTTGACCACGGCTTCCCGCCCGGTGGCTTCCTCTTTGAGGTTCTTGTGAACGCTATATGTCTGGGTTTCCATGGGAAACTCCTTTTTTAGGCGCTTATAGAAAAGCACTGCCGCACCAGAAAGTGAATCGTGCGTGAGAATATTCGCACTATCCTTTTGGATAGTTTCGGAAGGGGCTTCGCTTCGAAGACGCAAACGCTTCGTGGATTTCACGGTCAGGCCCAACTCCGACAGCTTGCGGCCGCCCCCGGGTGAGCCGCAGCCCAGATTTCGGCAAGTTCCACCATTCGCGCGGTAAGCGACGGATAGCCCCCGACAATTTCCTCGGTACTTGCACCCTGCGCCGTGTCGGTACTTGCACCCTGCGCCTTGATCGCCCCAATCACCCTCACGGGAACGCCCGTAAACTGGCTCGCCGCCCATGATTCCCTCGACGCTCTGGATCATCTCTGTTCAGGTTCTCGAAGCGTTTCCGCGCGCGGCCAATTGTTAACGGCGCGCGCAACATCCACGATCGGGTCGTCGTCCGCACTGACCGTATCTGCTTCTGGGTTCTGATCGATGGTATCGAACAGGCGCTTGGGGCGTTCGGCAGATAGGATTGATGGCGGCGGAAGGGAAGCTTAGGTGTTGCCTCCAGAGAGCCCTAGGCTTCCCTCCCTCTGGCATTCGAGATTTCGTCCCATACAGGATGCTCGGTCCCCGCTGCGCCCTGTTAAGTCGCACCGTTCGGCTGCCATGGGCGGCATATTAGCCAACCAAAAAAAGTTTGGAACTAATAATCTGAGTACCCAGCAAAAAGAAAGGGGGCCTTTTGCGGCGCTTGCCTCCTCGGGTGGAGGAGGTGCTCAAGCTCACAAAGAGCGGCGTCGTGCTTGAGGGAATGCATGGCGAGGGCGAACAACGGGTCATCGGGGGCCTCGCAAATTCCGCCGCAAGCGCACGGTTATGGGAATGCTCGTGTGACAGGAGACGGCCGTTTCCCCCGACGCCGGACGTCTGGCGGCATCAGGTATTTGCTGGAATACGGGCGACGACCTTTATCTCGAAGTCGAAGCCGGCGAGCCAATTTACCCCGAGTGCAGTCCAATTGGGGTAGGGCGGCTTGCTGAAAATCTGTTGCTTGACAGCCATAATGGTTTCGAACTGGTTTTCAGGATCAGTGTGGAAGGTGGTCACGTCCACGATATCGTCCATCGTGCAGCCGGCTGCGCTCAGCGTCGACTTGAGGTTTTCGAATGCCAGCCGAACCTGGCGCTCGAAATCGGGTTCTGGCGTTCCGTCGGCACGAGCTGCCGACCTGCCCGGACACGAACAGAAGATCACCGGATCGGATCGCTGCAGAATAGCCATGCTCCTCATAAAGTGCGTGCCTGTCTGCAGGAAAGATTGCTTCGCGCTGGGTCATTCTGATTTCCTTCTTAGAATCTGGAACCGATGAGCGCGGGGCGATGCTTCACAAGCCTGCGCTGCATTTAGTATACGGTATGTATGTTAAATATTCACATACGAGCCGTATGTCAAGTTAATATACGCCGCGTATGTGAACTAGGAGATGAAATGGCGAAACGACGCAGCGAAACAAAGGAAGAAAACCGAGGCAAGTTGATCGCGGCGGCAAGAAAAGCCTTCGCCGAAAAGGGATATTCTGCGGCTTCCATGGACGAGTTGACCGCCGAAGCCGGTCTGACACGCGGTGCGCTTTACCACAACTTCGGAGACAAGCAGGGGCTGCTTGCGGCGGTTGTCGAGCAAATCGACTCGGAAATGGCGTCGCGCGCGCAGGAGATCGGCGCCCGTACCGGCAGCGACTGGCTAGGGCTGTTGGCCGAGGGCGCCGCCTATATTGAGATGGCGCTTGACCCCGAAGTCCAACGCATTGTTCTGCTTGATGGACCTGCGGTGTTGGGTGATCCTTCGAAATGGCCTAGCCAGAACAGTTGCCTGCAAGTCACCAAGAGAGCGGTGGAGCGGCTGATTGCACAGGACATCCTCAAGCCGCTTGACGCGGAGGTCGTTGCCCGCCTTCTCAGCGGTGCGGCGCTAAATGCCGCTCTCTGGGTCGCCGCAAGCGAAAACGCGCAGGATGTGCTGCCGAAGGCCGTGGAGGCTTTCCGTTCCCTGGCAACGGGGCTGCTTTCGAAGCCATTGTAACCCGCCGGTAGCTGAAATCGAGCTGTCAGGTCGCGACGTTGGGACCGCGACCACAGGGGCTTCAGCAGCTTCCGCTTGGGTGCAAAGCCGTCATTCCATAAGCAAGTCGACCTTAACTAGGTGCGACCTCTTGCAGATAGC contains these protein-coding regions:
- a CDS encoding TetR/AcrR family transcriptional regulator, yielding MAKRRSETKEENRGKLIAAARKAFAEKGYSAASMDELTAEAGLTRGALYHNFGDKQGLLAAVVEQIDSEMASRAQEIGARTGSDWLGLLAEGAAYIEMALDPEVQRIVLLDGPAVLGDPSKWPSQNSCLQVTKRAVERLIAQDILKPLDAEVVARLLSGAALNAALWVAASENAQDVLPKAVEAFRSLATGLLSKPL